One window of Treponema denticola genomic DNA carries:
- a CDS encoding RNA methyltransferase has product MNFEKTIILCRPETSANIGAVCRVMANTGFKDLRITGSKEDYDETEVLKLALHASHVWKNAHFYPPTIEGLKEAASDCSVLIGTSRRTGHKRKDLGMSPEDLCLDLKRFYGGRLGLVFGNERTGLIDEELNLCSFSVNIPAEEDFGSYNLSHAVLILCYSLYIAEKNNPLSKKDNPSIEKNIYLQKAPMKMIQENSEQICKYLSGLGLFKKGGKKINETFFIELLSSAGASEFDTMHLTEIFKKLFFMYSC; this is encoded by the coding sequence ATGAACTTTGAAAAAACAATTATTCTTTGCCGGCCGGAAACAAGTGCAAACATAGGAGCCGTATGCAGAGTTATGGCAAATACGGGTTTTAAGGATTTGAGAATTACGGGAAGCAAGGAAGATTATGATGAAACGGAAGTCTTAAAACTGGCCCTTCACGCCTCCCATGTGTGGAAAAATGCTCATTTTTACCCTCCTACCATTGAAGGCCTAAAAGAAGCCGCATCGGATTGCTCTGTTTTAATAGGAACCAGCAGACGAACAGGCCATAAACGTAAAGATCTGGGCATGAGCCCCGAAGACCTATGTCTTGACTTAAAAAGATTCTACGGAGGCAGATTAGGCCTTGTTTTTGGAAATGAACGCACCGGGCTTATAGATGAAGAGCTTAATCTATGCTCTTTTTCGGTTAATATTCCTGCTGAAGAAGACTTCGGCTCCTATAATCTTTCCCATGCCGTGCTTATTCTTTGCTATTCCCTGTATATAGCAGAAAAGAATAATCCGCTATCAAAAAAAGATAATCCAAGCATAGAAAAAAACATTTACCTACAAAAAGCTCCAATGAAGATGATTCAAGAAAACTCGGAACAGATATGCAAATACCTTTCGGGCCTAGGTTTATTTAAAAAAGGCGGAAAAAAAATAAATGAGACATTTTTTATTGAGCTTTTGTCCTCTGCAGGAGCCTCGGAATTCGACACAATGCATTTAACTGAAATTTTTAAGAAACTTTTTTTTATGTACAGTTGTTAA
- a CDS encoding STAS domain-containing protein, with product MSNNSVIAGFDDEKDDSLKIRLQRVDGLDKCVVVFLNGYIDTYNSAFFQKRIAKIIDSGFIQIVFNCAALNYVSSTGIGSFTAFLKTVKPRGGDIVLLDIQPKVYEIFQLLGFSQFFNIKDALSDAVSFFQSSSTTANAQVFPKIFACPICSKKLKATKAGRFRCSECKTILAIDNNAQVFLG from the coding sequence ATGAGTAATAACAGTGTTATAGCCGGTTTTGATGATGAAAAAGATGATAGTTTAAAGATTCGGCTTCAAAGAGTAGATGGACTTGACAAATGCGTAGTTGTTTTTTTGAATGGCTATATTGATACCTATAACTCTGCGTTTTTTCAAAAACGCATTGCAAAGATTATAGACAGCGGTTTTATACAGATTGTATTTAACTGTGCTGCTTTAAATTACGTTTCATCCACAGGTATAGGTTCGTTTACAGCCTTTTTAAAAACCGTAAAACCAAGAGGCGGAGATATAGTTTTATTGGATATTCAACCCAAAGTATATGAAATATTCCAGCTTCTGGGCTTTTCACAATTTTTTAATATTAAGGATGCTTTGTCTGATGCAGTTTCATTTTTTCAAAGTTCGAGTACGACTGCAAATGCCCAAGTATTTCCGAAAATATTTGCTTGTCCCATATGCTCAAAGAAACTAAAGGCTACTAAGGCAGGCCGTTTTAGATGCTCGGAATGTAAAACTATATTGGCTATCGATAATAATGCTCAGGTTTTTTTGGGCTAA
- a CDS encoding GerMN domain-containing protein, whose protein sequence is MGKKNTSLGCFFWLAFILLVALLFFINKDNIARVFEKTNAISIFQKKEMQEEKQNEADIEGIQNEIEKIRAAEKNEENSSEEKTEAAPEKPAEQVQKTVKKNSEPQKTKGSDKSKEEKKPSPQRSNEKPAKTETKTGKKNSENKNKDESKKEESKLEQKNEKSSEKRNSKIYLVKIDSDGKLVRKPVMRQLEKTDSPLTEAINSLLQGPSAEEAKQGFRSFIPPDTKLLSIEVKNGVAEVNISEDFQFNRYGIEAYQAQLEQIVFTACEFSTVSSVQFLIKGKKKEYLGAEGIWIGSPLSVNSFVR, encoded by the coding sequence ATGGGAAAGAAAAATACATCTTTAGGCTGTTTTTTTTGGCTTGCATTTATTTTATTGGTTGCCCTGCTTTTTTTTATCAACAAAGACAATATTGCCCGTGTTTTTGAAAAAACAAATGCAATAAGCATATTCCAAAAAAAAGAAATGCAAGAAGAAAAGCAAAATGAAGCGGATATTGAAGGCATTCAAAACGAAATAGAAAAAATCAGAGCGGCAGAAAAAAATGAAGAAAATTCTTCCGAAGAAAAAACCGAAGCCGCCCCGGAAAAACCGGCTGAACAAGTTCAAAAAACGGTCAAAAAAAATTCGGAACCGCAAAAAACTAAGGGTTCGGATAAATCCAAAGAAGAAAAAAAGCCAAGTCCTCAAAGATCAAATGAAAAACCGGCAAAAACGGAAACTAAAACCGGCAAAAAAAACTCTGAAAACAAAAACAAAGACGAATCTAAAAAAGAGGAGTCCAAACTTGAGCAAAAAAATGAAAAATCATCTGAAAAACGGAACTCTAAAATTTATCTGGTTAAAATAGATTCGGACGGTAAATTAGTAAGAAAGCCGGTTATGAGGCAGCTTGAAAAAACGGACTCGCCATTAACCGAAGCCATAAACAGCCTCCTTCAAGGCCCCTCAGCGGAAGAAGCAAAACAAGGCTTCCGCTCTTTTATTCCGCCCGATACAAAGCTTTTATCGATTGAAGTAAAAAACGGGGTTGCAGAAGTAAATATAAGCGAAGATTTTCAATTTAACAGATACGGCATAGAGGCCTATCAAGCCCAGCTTGAACAGATAGTTTTTACTGCATGTGAATTTTCAACGGTAAGTTCCGTTCAGTTTTTAATCAAAGGTAAGAAAAAAGAATACCTTGGAGCCGAAGGGATATGGATAGGTTCCCCGCTCTCGGTTAATTCGTTTGTAAGATAA
- the rpsA gene encoding 30S ribosomal protein S1, protein MIVAIDGPAGSGKSTLAKMLAENLNITFMNTGSFYRALALAVLRSFGGGNDGSGGQTPDLSDEEKWTSFAEKTELFYINGSMFLGNENVEAYLRSDAVESIVAPLSAIVPIRRILNKKIREEASKTGAVCEGRDMTTVVFPNADIKFYLDASVEARAKRRFEQGTSNLSPEEIKKTILERDEVDKNKKEGSLKVAPDAVYLDTSDLNINEVYAKMLAEVSAIMPASKSENINNKGLSMEKMEVVKDVEKDSNGNIQAQLQEEYLNNFEAPEAGTIKEGYVVAVNNGTVFVDVGGKSEGHIPLDEFDEEPKVNDKVNVLIEKTESSNGHLAVSKLKADRLILQKEFKQAYADKTPIDGTIAKQVRAGYEVKLGGGLTAFLPLSQADVSRVEKPETLIGVKSKFYIEKLSFNSRSGENIVVNRRKYMEGRTEKERDAFFQNTKIGDTVKGTVKSFTSFGAFIDLGGFDGLLHINDMSWGHVTRPKDFVKKGEEIELKVIRLDPENKRINLSLKHFSQDPWLQFEDKFHVDDIVTGTVTKTTDFGAFIELDEGIEGLAHISEFSWVKKINKPEDILKPGDKVTCMILGYDIQAGRVSLGLKQVTDNPWDTIEERYPVGTRLTRKVVKITNAGAFISLEEGIDGFLHADDISWIKRVKHPGSELEVDKEIEVIVIECDAESRRIRLGIKQLTDDPWEKFGAAYKVGSTVEGEVSSITDFGVFVKVPGDIEGLIHKQNLVESRDETPEEALAKYAVGDKIKAVVIEINPRNKKTAFSIKDFKRKQQQEEISQYMSTEQEDDDSSYTLGDLLKNKPE, encoded by the coding sequence ATGATAGTAGCGATTGATGGACCTGCAGGCTCAGGTAAAAGTACTCTTGCAAAGATGCTTGCTGAAAACTTGAACATTACGTTTATGAACACGGGCAGTTTTTACAGAGCATTGGCTCTTGCTGTGCTGCGTTCTTTCGGAGGCGGAAATGACGGAAGCGGAGGACAAACTCCCGATCTTTCCGATGAAGAAAAATGGACATCCTTTGCAGAAAAGACGGAACTTTTTTATATAAACGGCTCAATGTTTTTGGGTAATGAAAATGTTGAAGCTTATCTTAGAAGTGATGCTGTAGAATCCATCGTTGCTCCTCTTTCAGCTATAGTTCCTATAAGACGCATATTAAATAAGAAAATTCGCGAAGAAGCCTCTAAAACCGGAGCTGTTTGTGAAGGCCGGGATATGACTACCGTAGTTTTCCCTAATGCCGATATTAAGTTTTACCTTGATGCTTCTGTAGAGGCCAGGGCAAAAAGGCGCTTTGAGCAGGGAACAAGCAATCTTTCGCCGGAAGAAATAAAAAAAACGATTCTCGAAAGAGATGAGGTGGATAAAAACAAAAAAGAAGGGAGCTTAAAAGTAGCTCCCGATGCCGTGTATCTGGATACATCGGACTTAAATATAAATGAAGTTTATGCAAAAATGCTGGCGGAGGTGTCGGCAATAATGCCGGCATCAAAGTCGGAAAATATCAATAATAAAGGGTTATCTATGGAAAAGATGGAAGTGGTAAAGGATGTTGAAAAAGACTCCAACGGAAACATCCAAGCACAATTACAAGAGGAGTACTTAAATAATTTTGAGGCTCCAGAGGCGGGGACAATTAAAGAAGGTTATGTTGTTGCTGTAAACAACGGAACCGTTTTTGTCGATGTAGGCGGTAAATCCGAAGGTCATATTCCTTTGGATGAGTTTGATGAAGAACCTAAGGTAAATGATAAGGTAAATGTTCTTATCGAAAAAACCGAAAGTTCTAACGGTCATTTGGCCGTATCAAAACTCAAGGCCGATAGGCTTATTCTTCAAAAAGAGTTTAAACAGGCTTATGCCGATAAGACTCCGATTGATGGTACTATCGCAAAGCAGGTAAGAGCCGGTTATGAGGTAAAGCTCGGCGGCGGATTGACTGCTTTTTTACCTTTGAGTCAGGCAGATGTATCCAGAGTTGAAAAACCGGAAACTTTGATAGGTGTAAAGTCGAAATTCTACATTGAAAAATTGAGCTTTAACTCACGCTCAGGTGAAAATATTGTTGTAAACAGACGTAAGTACATGGAAGGGCGTACCGAAAAAGAAAGAGACGCCTTTTTTCAAAATACAAAGATAGGCGACACCGTAAAGGGAACTGTTAAGAGCTTTACCAGTTTCGGTGCCTTTATTGATTTAGGCGGTTTTGACGGACTCTTACATATCAATGATATGAGCTGGGGTCATGTAACCCGTCCTAAGGACTTCGTAAAGAAAGGCGAAGAAATAGAGCTTAAGGTAATCCGCCTTGATCCGGAGAACAAGAGAATAAACCTCTCATTAAAGCATTTTAGTCAAGATCCTTGGCTTCAGTTTGAAGACAAGTTCCATGTTGACGACATAGTTACCGGAACGGTTACAAAGACAACGGACTTCGGAGCTTTTATCGAGTTGGATGAAGGAATCGAAGGTTTGGCCCATATCAGCGAATTCAGCTGGGTTAAGAAGATTAATAAGCCTGAGGACATATTAAAGCCCGGAGATAAGGTAACATGTATGATTCTCGGCTATGATATTCAGGCCGGAAGAGTTTCTTTGGGTCTAAAACAGGTTACGGATAATCCTTGGGATACGATTGAAGAGCGTTATCCTGTAGGAACACGCTTAACTCGAAAGGTCGTTAAAATTACAAATGCAGGCGCCTTTATTTCTCTTGAAGAAGGAATTGACGGATTTTTACATGCAGATGATATTTCATGGATTAAACGTGTAAAACATCCGGGAAGCGAACTTGAAGTAGATAAAGAAATCGAGGTTATTGTTATCGAATGCGATGCCGAATCAAGAAGAATCCGTTTGGGTATTAAACAGCTTACCGATGATCCGTGGGAAAAATTCGGAGCCGCTTATAAAGTCGGTTCTACCGTTGAAGGTGAAGTTTCCTCAATCACCGACTTTGGTGTATTTGTAAAGGTTCCCGGAGATATTGAGGGTTTAATCCACAAACAAAATTTGGTTGAGTCCAGGGATGAAACACCTGAAGAAGCTCTTGCAAAATATGCTGTAGGGGATAAGATCAAAGCTGTAGTAATCGAAATAAATCCGAGAAACAAAAAAACCGCTTTCTCAATTAAAGATTTTAAGCGAAAACAACAGCAGGAAGAAATTTCTCAGTACATGTCAACAGAACAAGAAGATGATGATTCATCTTATACTCTTGGAGACCTTTTAAAGAATAAACCGGAGTAA
- a CDS encoding sigma-54-dependent Fis family transcriptional regulator, with the protein MSTVESIKRDKLNTLINTSLLINSNYSDLSVLLERIVESAMEVVEGDAASLLMLEPDGGRLRFEIAIGPKGIEAKKMVLALDGIAGWVIKYNRSAIINDVLSDPRFDPTVQKVTGYKNRNMIAVPMRIKDECIGVIEVLNKRDKKDFDADDLNVLELFATQTAIAYQNAKHYEKSREEIICLQDQLEQDRGYHTFIAKSKVMNEKLELCRNIAASDASVLILGESGVGKELIAEQLHLNSRRVNNPFIRVNCAALPEGLLESELFGHVRGAFTDAISDRKGRFELADKGTIFLDEIGDIPLTLQTKLLRVLQEMAFERVGSNKTLTVDTRIIAATNKNIEELVKQGKFRSDLYYRLNVLPIYIPPLRNRKEDIQELAHFFLKKFSKEVKKPFLGFSPDAEKLINAYYWPGNIRELENAVERACVLGKPPYIEEKDLLLKLESSSFESEGNYSNPDLKSAINDFKKSFIVKILNEHKWNQTAAAEKLGIQRTYLSRLIKELEIKEI; encoded by the coding sequence ATGAGTACGGTTGAGAGCATTAAAAGAGATAAGCTTAATACTCTTATAAACACAAGTTTGCTGATAAACTCAAATTATTCGGATTTGAGTGTTCTTTTGGAGAGGATTGTAGAATCGGCAATGGAAGTTGTAGAAGGGGATGCGGCGTCTCTTTTGATGCTTGAACCTGACGGTGGAAGACTTAGGTTTGAAATTGCAATAGGACCTAAGGGGATTGAAGCAAAAAAGATGGTGCTTGCATTGGACGGTATTGCCGGCTGGGTTATAAAATACAATCGGAGTGCCATCATAAACGATGTATTAAGCGATCCGCGCTTTGATCCTACCGTGCAGAAGGTTACAGGTTACAAAAACCGTAATATGATTGCAGTCCCAATGCGCATTAAAGATGAATGTATCGGGGTGATTGAAGTCTTAAACAAGAGAGACAAAAAAGATTTTGATGCAGACGACTTAAACGTATTGGAACTTTTTGCTACGCAGACGGCTATTGCCTATCAAAATGCAAAGCATTATGAGAAGTCTCGGGAAGAAATTATTTGCCTTCAAGATCAGCTGGAGCAAGATAGAGGCTACCATACTTTTATTGCAAAAAGTAAGGTGATGAATGAAAAGCTTGAGCTATGCCGTAATATAGCGGCTTCCGATGCCTCCGTACTCATATTGGGTGAGAGCGGGGTTGGAAAAGAGCTTATTGCCGAACAGCTTCACTTGAATTCGAGACGTGTTAATAATCCCTTTATCAGGGTGAACTGTGCTGCCTTACCCGAAGGCTTGCTTGAAAGTGAGCTTTTCGGTCATGTAAGAGGGGCCTTTACGGATGCAATTTCGGATAGAAAAGGAAGGTTTGAGCTGGCCGATAAGGGAACTATTTTTTTAGATGAAATAGGTGATATCCCTTTAACCTTGCAAACAAAGCTTTTAAGGGTCTTGCAGGAAATGGCCTTTGAAAGGGTAGGTTCAAATAAAACTCTTACGGTTGATACCCGAATTATTGCTGCCACAAATAAAAATATAGAAGAGCTTGTAAAGCAGGGGAAATTCAGATCGGATCTTTACTACCGCTTAAACGTCTTGCCTATATATATTCCGCCTCTTAGAAATAGAAAGGAAGATATACAGGAACTGGCACATTTCTTTTTAAAGAAGTTCAGCAAAGAAGTAAAAAAGCCGTTTTTAGGTTTTTCGCCTGATGCGGAAAAGCTTATAAATGCTTATTATTGGCCGGGAAATATTCGGGAACTTGAAAATGCTGTTGAGCGGGCATGTGTTTTGGGTAAGCCTCCTTATATCGAGGAAAAAGATTTGCTTTTAAAACTTGAATCCTCTTCTTTTGAGTCTGAGGGTAATTATTCAAATCCGGATTTAAAATCGGCCATAAATGATTTTAAAAAATCTTTTATTGTCAAAATTTTAAATGAACATAAATGGAATCAAACAGCTGCTGCCGAAAAACTCGGAATACAGCGTACATATTTATCGAGATTGATAAAAGAGCTCGAAATTAAGGAGATATAA
- a CDS encoding tetratricopeptide repeat protein, whose protein sequence is MVLEENKDLAQKINDFLVQYRKIVLGILVCILVAVAGIIVWFVTAENSKKTSVTSVEKIIYELEDFKREDRAKNPASEDDGGENEKTVSEAVKEAEDKAIEELKTLGSKYSSSYAGFRANTVIAEIYFQRKMYEDALKFYELAAKAVKNSYVEGVASFNAAACADELGDKEKALAYYDRASKVENFPLIPRAIFNTGRLYEALSKKEDAILSYNKLLEKYPQNEWALLAKSRIVVLTGNDKQ, encoded by the coding sequence ATGGTTTTGGAAGAAAATAAAGATTTGGCACAAAAAATCAATGATTTTTTAGTCCAATATAGAAAAATAGTGCTTGGCATTTTAGTTTGTATTTTGGTTGCCGTTGCCGGTATTATTGTTTGGTTTGTAACCGCTGAAAACTCCAAGAAAACTTCGGTAACAAGTGTTGAAAAAATTATTTATGAACTTGAAGACTTTAAACGGGAAGATCGGGCTAAAAATCCTGCATCTGAAGATGACGGCGGGGAGAACGAAAAAACCGTTTCTGAGGCTGTGAAAGAAGCTGAAGACAAGGCCATTGAAGAATTAAAAACCCTTGGTTCAAAATATTCTTCTTCCTATGCGGGCTTTCGGGCAAATACTGTGATAGCCGAAATCTATTTTCAGCGAAAAATGTATGAAGACGCTTTAAAATTTTATGAGCTTGCAGCAAAAGCCGTAAAAAATTCTTATGTAGAAGGAGTCGCTTCTTTTAATGCTGCCGCTTGTGCCGATGAGTTAGGAGATAAAGAGAAAGCCCTCGCTTATTATGACAGAGCTTCAAAGGTTGAAAATTTTCCGCTGATTCCCAGGGCTATCTTTAATACGGGCCGCCTGTATGAAGCCTTGTCAAAAAAAGAAGATGCCATCCTTTCTTATAATAAACTTTTGGAAAAATACCCCCAAAATGAATGGGCGCTTCTTGCAAAATCCCGTATAGTTGTTCTTACAGGAAACGATAAGCAGTAA
- a CDS encoding extracellular solute-binding protein produces MKILKLFIFCIVCLLISSCSRRLSEVNGVKYNIDEVLNKNEPITINVWHYYSASQKEKFDNLIDNFNASEGAKYGVYVRGIRRAGNASEISSFLADALSQKLGADEIPDIFSAYPDTAYDFNKQDLLLNLADFFTEKEKDEYVKSFLYSSGFGVKDEIKLFPVAKATEVFVLNKTAWKPFAEAMGVSYRDLVTWEGLVKVAELYHNWTDSLTAEPNDGKPFFGRDALSNYILVGTYELGNSIFNVLENGDVEFVLDKKTLRTCWDNYYVPFVKGFFTAKGRFRADDLKTGDIISCVTSTSSAIYLPAKVMDSAGNSTFIDLDVLPIPHFRNAKRKTIVQQGAGMAVLKSDIKRETAAVLFLKWLTEMQKYSEFAVSTGYLPVKKKELETESLTAAFCTDNICILPVVQDALKISMETMKSLDLYFQPAFKNSDKARNILADLLQERAKRDRAKVLEKIQAGQKYNEAVNEFLSDNVFEEWLKELEKQLFDLK; encoded by the coding sequence ATGAAAATATTGAAGCTTTTCATTTTTTGTATTGTTTGTTTGCTTATAAGTTCATGCAGTCGAAGGTTATCTGAAGTCAATGGCGTTAAGTATAATATCGATGAAGTTTTAAATAAAAATGAACCTATTACCATAAATGTTTGGCATTATTATAGTGCAAGTCAAAAAGAAAAATTTGACAATCTTATAGATAATTTTAATGCATCTGAGGGGGCCAAATACGGAGTGTATGTCCGTGGTATCAGAAGGGCAGGAAATGCAAGTGAAATATCTTCATTTTTAGCAGATGCCCTTTCTCAAAAACTTGGAGCAGATGAAATCCCCGATATTTTTTCGGCCTATCCCGATACGGCCTATGATTTCAACAAACAAGATCTTTTGCTGAATTTAGCCGATTTTTTTACCGAAAAAGAGAAAGACGAATATGTAAAAAGTTTTTTATATTCCTCCGGGTTTGGAGTAAAAGATGAAATTAAACTCTTTCCTGTTGCAAAGGCTACTGAGGTTTTTGTTTTAAATAAGACTGCATGGAAGCCTTTTGCAGAAGCCATGGGTGTTTCTTACCGTGATTTAGTTACCTGGGAAGGCTTGGTAAAAGTTGCAGAATTATACCATAACTGGACCGATTCATTAACGGCAGAACCTAATGACGGTAAACCTTTTTTTGGGCGGGATGCCTTGAGTAACTATATTTTAGTCGGTACTTATGAACTCGGCAACAGTATTTTCAATGTATTGGAAAACGGTGATGTTGAGTTTGTCTTGGATAAGAAAACCTTGCGTACCTGTTGGGATAATTATTATGTTCCGTTTGTCAAAGGTTTTTTTACTGCAAAGGGCAGGTTTAGGGCTGATGATTTAAAAACCGGTGACATCATTTCCTGTGTAACTTCAACTTCATCCGCAATATATTTGCCGGCTAAGGTTATGGATTCTGCGGGTAATTCTACTTTTATTGACTTAGATGTCTTACCCATTCCTCATTTTAGAAATGCAAAGCGTAAAACTATTGTTCAGCAGGGGGCCGGTATGGCTGTACTAAAAAGCGATATAAAAAGGGAGACAGCTGCAGTTCTATTTTTAAAATGGCTTACCGAGATGCAAAAATATTCCGAATTTGCTGTTTCTACGGGGTATCTGCCTGTTAAGAAAAAGGAACTTGAAACGGAGTCTCTAACAGCAGCTTTTTGTACAGATAATATCTGTATTTTACCTGTAGTGCAGGATGCTCTTAAGATAAGTATGGAAACAATGAAATCCTTAGATCTTTATTTTCAGCCGGCTTTTAAGAACTCGGATAAGGCAAGGAATATTCTTGCAGATTTGCTTCAAGAAAGAGCAAAAAGAGATAGGGCTAAGGTTCTTGAAAAGATTCAGGCCGGACAAAAATATAACGAAGCTGTAAATGAATTTCTTAGCGATAATGTTTTTGAAGAATGGTTAAAAGAACTTGAAAAACAGTTATTTGATTTAAAATAG